One segment of Arvicanthis niloticus isolate mArvNil1 chromosome 5, mArvNil1.pat.X, whole genome shotgun sequence DNA contains the following:
- the Rad23b gene encoding UV excision repair protein RAD23 homolog B: MQVTLKTLQQQTFKIDIDPEETVKALKEKIESEKGKDAFPVAGQKLIYAGKILSDDTALKEYKIDEKNFVVVMVTKPKAVTTAVPATTQQSSTPSTTTVSSSPAAAVAQAPAPTPALAPTSTPASTTPASTTTSSEPAPTGATQPEKPAEKPAQTPVLTSPAPADSTPGDSSRSNLFEDATSALVTGQSYENMVTEIMSMGYEREQVIAALRASFNNPDRAVEYLLMGIPGDRESQAVVDPPPQAVSTGTPQSPAVAAAAATTTATTTTTSGGHPLEFLRNQPQFQQMRQIIQQNPSLLPALLQQIGRENPQLLQQISQHQEHFIQMLNEPVQEAGGQGGGGGGGGGGGGGGGIAEAGSGHMNYIQVTPQEKEAIERLKALGFPEGLVIQAYFACEKNENLAANFLLQQNFDED, from the exons ATGCAGGTCACCCTGAAGACCCTTCAGCAGCAGACCTTCAAGATCGACATCGACCCGGAGGAGACG GTAAAGGCATTGAAAGAGAAGATTGAATCTGAAAAGGGAAAAGATGCCTTTCCGGTAGCAGGTCAGAAGTTAATTTATGCAG GCAAAATCCTCAGTGATGATACTGCtctcaaagaatataaaattgatGAGAAAAACTTTGTGGTGGTTATGGTAACAAAA CCCAAAGCAGTGACAACAGCAGTGCCAGCTACAACCCAGCAATCAAGTACTCCCAGCACCACTACAGTCAGCTCCTCCCCAGCAGCAGCTGTGGCCCAGGCTCCAGCTCCCACCCCTGCTCTGGCTCCCACCTCCACACCTGCCTCCACTACTCCAGCCTCAACTACAACATCTTCTGAACCTGCACCTACTGGTGCAACTCAGCCTGAGAAACCTGCAGAAAAGCCAGCACAGACACCAGTGCTTACTAGCCCAGCACCAGCTGACAG TACACCAGGAGATTCTTCCCGGTCAAATCTTTTTGAAGATGCAACAAGTGCCCTTG TGACAGGTCAGTCTTACGAGAATATGGTAACTGAGATCATGTCAATGGGCTATGAACGAGAACAAGTAATTGCAGCTCTGAGAGCCAGTTTCAACAACCCTGACAGAGCTGTGGAATATCTTCTAATG GGAATCCCTGGAGATAGAGAAAGTCAGGCTGTGGTTGATCCTCCTCCCCAGGCTGTGAGTACTGGAACCCCTCAGTCTCCAGCAGTAGCTGCAGCTGCAGCgaccacaacagcaacaacaaccaccactTCTGGAG GTCACCCCCTTGAATTTTTACGAAATCAGCCTCAGTTTCAACAAATGAGACAAATTATCCAGCAGAATCCTTCCTTGCTTCCAGCTTTGCTACAGCAGATCGGTCGGGAGAACCCTCAGTTGCTGCAG CAAATTAGCCAACACCAGGAGCATTTTATTCAGATGCTAAATGAACCAGTTCAGGAAGCAGGTGGTcaaggtggaggaggtggtggaggaggtggtggtggaggaggtggaggaattGCAGAAGCTGGAAGTGGACACATGAACTACATTCAAGTAACACCTCAGGAGAAAGAAGCTATAGAACGG